In the genome of Streptomyces racemochromogenes, one region contains:
- a CDS encoding helix-turn-helix domain-containing protein — translation MTLRIDIGAMPSEGLRFAASPLAELTAMLHVLAEPGHHPEFAAWASDVWAGLRPGLAERLREAEFLWRTSQADFMLPARPRATLGEELDDVDRIDDERYVSAALVTTCGNRIHLTSPSPLTDGAARDLALELAQARGVRQEAFAERLLSDPTAVRARVRDTLEACAEAFFDAAWADAAVRLATDLRLKNDLLRRQGLGAALASVSGAVTLAADGGAILVDKLLDKATTAHGSGVTFIPSVFGRPHLAMVHAPGWQPVVQYPVEAPGPSDPVSLETVTLRLEALAHPARLRLLRTLARGPHTNGELAHAWDLTPPEVSRHVALLRRAGLLTARREGRYVRYSLNLSDLSALGADLLAAVLR, via the coding sequence ATGACGTTGAGGATTGACATCGGCGCAATGCCGTCCGAGGGGCTGCGGTTCGCCGCGTCCCCGCTGGCCGAGCTGACCGCGATGCTGCACGTGCTCGCCGAACCGGGACACCATCCCGAGTTCGCCGCGTGGGCCTCCGACGTGTGGGCCGGGCTGCGGCCGGGGCTGGCCGAGCGGTTGCGGGAGGCGGAGTTCCTGTGGCGCACGTCCCAGGCCGACTTCATGCTGCCGGCCCGGCCCCGGGCGACGCTCGGCGAGGAACTGGACGACGTCGACCGGATCGACGACGAGCGGTACGTGTCCGCCGCGCTGGTCACCACGTGCGGGAACCGGATCCACCTCACCTCCCCGTCCCCCCTCACCGACGGCGCCGCGCGCGACCTGGCCCTGGAGCTGGCCCAGGCACGGGGCGTACGCCAGGAGGCTTTCGCGGAGCGGCTGCTCTCGGACCCGACGGCGGTACGGGCGCGCGTCCGCGACACCCTGGAGGCCTGTGCCGAGGCCTTCTTCGACGCGGCCTGGGCCGACGCCGCCGTCAGGCTCGCCACGGACCTGCGGCTGAAGAACGACCTGTTGAGGCGCCAGGGCCTCGGGGCGGCCCTCGCCTCGGTCTCCGGCGCGGTCACCCTGGCCGCGGACGGCGGCGCCATCCTCGTGGACAAGCTGCTGGACAAGGCCACGACCGCCCACGGCAGCGGCGTCACCTTCATTCCGAGCGTCTTCGGCCGGCCGCACCTGGCGATGGTCCACGCGCCCGGCTGGCAGCCGGTGGTCCAGTATCCGGTGGAGGCGCCCGGTCCGTCGGACCCGGTCTCCCTGGAGACGGTCACCCTGCGGCTGGAGGCCCTCGCCCACCCGGCCCGGCTGCGTCTGCTACGCACCCTGGCCCGCGGCCCGCACACCAACGGGGAACTGGCCCACGCCTGGGACCTGACGCCCCCGGAGGTGTCCCGGCACGTGGCCCTCCTGCGGCGGGCGGGGCTGCTGACGGCCCGCCGGGAGGGGCGGTACGTGCGGTACAGCCTCAACCTGTCGGACCTGTCGGCGCTGGGGGCCGACCTGCTGGCGGCCGTGCTGCGGTGA
- a CDS encoding MFS transporter: MTATSAPAPATTRKPRPRAVLRACGGPRYAVALAVDALGTGLLRPFLLLYGVTVLGLSASATGLAMTAGIVIGLLSTPAVGRWLDRGARSTVVAASMLVRVVGVAVLVATPEGRVWPFAAAALLLGIGNQAWPAAHAALVATLSHGRERDTALAAGRALRNAGLGIGALLAMACLAGGTSALRALAAVTGLAYLAAAALAWSVRVRAEREPARPDAPAGHEDAPPRMRALLAANVVYVFCLNVPEIALPLVLLTQLHASPVWSAAIFVANTVLVVTLQVPVTVLMSRYARRTALAVAGAVLAASYAGFLAVTSLGGGAGGGWAAPAVAAVSVVCTLGEIVYAGSATALVTALAPPRVLGRTLARFELSTGFGLAVSPAALTALAPHGPAALWGTLAGATLLSAAAVAAERDQTGV, encoded by the coding sequence ATGACAGCCACGAGCGCCCCCGCCCCCGCCACCACCCGCAAGCCGCGGCCCCGCGCCGTCCTGCGCGCCTGCGGCGGCCCCCGCTACGCCGTCGCCCTGGCCGTGGACGCCCTCGGCACGGGCCTGCTGAGACCCTTCCTCCTCCTGTACGGGGTGACGGTGCTCGGCCTCTCGGCGTCGGCGACCGGCCTGGCCATGACGGCCGGCATCGTCATCGGCCTGCTGTCCACGCCCGCCGTCGGGCGATGGCTGGACCGCGGCGCGCGCAGCACCGTCGTCGCCGCGTCGATGCTGGTGCGCGTGGTGGGCGTGGCCGTGCTGGTGGCGACCCCCGAGGGCCGCGTCTGGCCGTTCGCCGCGGCCGCCCTCCTCCTCGGCATCGGCAACCAGGCCTGGCCGGCCGCCCACGCGGCGCTCGTCGCCACCCTCTCCCACGGCCGCGAACGCGACACCGCCCTCGCGGCCGGCCGTGCCCTGCGCAACGCGGGACTCGGGATCGGGGCGCTCCTCGCCATGGCCTGCCTGGCGGGCGGGACCTCCGCCCTGCGGGCACTGGCGGCCGTCACGGGACTGGCGTACCTGGCGGCAGCCGCTCTGGCGTGGTCGGTGCGGGTACGCGCGGAACGCGAGCCGGCCCGGCCGGACGCACCGGCGGGGCACGAGGACGCCCCGCCCCGCATGCGCGCCCTGCTGGCCGCCAACGTGGTCTACGTCTTCTGCCTCAACGTCCCCGAGATCGCCCTCCCGCTGGTCCTGCTGACCCAGCTGCACGCCTCACCGGTGTGGTCGGCGGCGATCTTCGTGGCCAACACGGTGCTGGTGGTCACGCTCCAGGTCCCGGTCACCGTCCTGATGTCCCGCTACGCCCGGCGCACGGCGCTGGCCGTCGCCGGCGCCGTCCTCGCCGCGTCCTACGCGGGCTTCCTCGCGGTGACGTCCCTGGGCGGCGGGGCGGGCGGCGGATGGGCCGCCCCCGCCGTCGCCGCCGTCTCCGTCGTCTGCACCCTCGGCGAGATCGTCTACGCCGGCAGCGCCACCGCCCTCGTGACGGCCCTCGCCCCGCCCCGCGTCCTCGGCCGCACCCTGGCCCGCTTCGAACTCTCCACCGGCTTCGGCCTCGCCGTGTCCCCGGCCGCCCTCACCGCCCTCGCCCCCCACGGCCCGGCCGCCCTGTGGGGCACCCTCGCCGGCGCCACCCTGCTGTCCGCCGCTGCCGTAGCCGCCGAGAGGGATCAGACGGGAGTTTGA
- a CDS encoding NAD-dependent epimerase/dehydratase family protein, translating into MRVVVTGATGNAGTSVVRALASDPAVTYVLGVARRRPGLEIRGVHWAEADVDPGGADLAALFAGADAVVHLAWKFQPTHDPVETWRTNVLGSVRVFESCARAGVPALVYASSVGAYSPGPADGRPVDESWPTHGWPGAAYTREKAYLERYLDGHQLSHPGMRVVRMRPAFLFKATSASEQRRIFAGPLLPWRLIRPGFVPALPAVTGLRFQALHTDDAAQAYRAAVVRPVRGPFNLVADPVLDTAAVAGLLRARTVPLPAAAARAALAAAWRMHLAPAAPGLLDAVLRLPLLDAGRARDELGWVPARTSTEAVGAFLQGLRDGAGLDTPPLRGAASGARGR; encoded by the coding sequence ATGAGGGTCGTCGTGACGGGCGCCACCGGCAACGCCGGCACGAGCGTCGTCCGCGCCCTGGCGTCCGACCCGGCGGTCACGTACGTGCTGGGCGTCGCCCGCCGTCGGCCCGGCCTGGAGATACGCGGTGTGCACTGGGCGGAGGCGGACGTCGACCCGGGCGGGGCCGACCTCGCCGCCCTGTTCGCCGGCGCGGACGCCGTCGTGCACCTCGCGTGGAAGTTCCAGCCCACGCACGACCCCGTGGAGACCTGGCGCACCAACGTGCTGGGCTCCGTCAGGGTCTTCGAATCCTGTGCCCGGGCCGGGGTCCCCGCCCTGGTGTACGCCTCCTCGGTCGGCGCGTACTCCCCCGGACCCGCGGACGGGCGGCCGGTCGACGAGTCCTGGCCGACGCACGGCTGGCCCGGAGCCGCCTACACGCGGGAGAAGGCGTACCTGGAGCGCTACCTCGACGGCCACCAGCTGTCCCACCCCGGCATGCGGGTGGTCCGGATGCGGCCGGCCTTCCTCTTCAAGGCGACGTCCGCGTCCGAGCAGCGGCGCATCTTCGCCGGCCCGCTGCTGCCCTGGCGGCTGATCCGCCCCGGCTTCGTTCCCGCCCTGCCCGCCGTCACGGGGCTCCGTTTCCAGGCCCTGCACACCGACGACGCCGCTCAGGCGTACCGGGCCGCCGTGGTGCGCCCGGTGCGCGGGCCGTTCAACCTCGTCGCCGATCCGGTCCTGGACACGGCGGCCGTGGCGGGGCTGCTGCGGGCCCGTACGGTGCCGCTGCCCGCCGCCGCGGCGCGTGCGGCCCTGGCGGCGGCCTGGAGGATGCACCTCGCCCCGGCCGCTCCCGGGCTGCTGGACGCCGTCCTGCGGCTGCCGCTCCTCGACGCGGGCCGGGCGCGGGACGAACTCGGCTGGGTGCCGGCCCGTACGTCCACGGAGGCCGTGGGGGCGTTCCTCCAGGGCCTCCGGGACGGCGCCGGACTGGACACGCCGCCCCTCAGGGGAGCGGCGTCCGGAGCCCGCGGGCGCTAG
- a CDS encoding TIGR03557 family F420-dependent LLM class oxidoreductase gives MTSYGYFLASEEFTPAELLDQARQAEAAGFTSLAISDHFHPWNDAQGNSPFVWSVIGALSQTVDLPVTTLVTCPTVRMHPCITAQAAATSSVLTGGRFRFGVGTGEALNEHVNGDPWPPFDERADMLREAVEVMRELFGGDRVTHRGRHYTVENARLYTCPESPPPVYVSGFGPKAAAMAAEIGDGYVLMGPDRELVDAFREAGGTGKPVIGGLKVCWHEDRDEAVDTVHRLWPSEQLPGELAQILPTPAHFEQAAELVTRAQVAESTPCGDDPAEHIAAIERYVDAGFDEVYVGQIGPDQSAFFDAYRTTVLPALAHGSAGSAEAA, from the coding sequence ATGACGTCCTACGGATACTTCCTGGCCAGCGAGGAGTTCACCCCGGCCGAACTGCTCGACCAGGCCCGTCAGGCCGAAGCCGCCGGATTCACCTCGCTGGCCATCTCCGACCACTTCCACCCCTGGAACGACGCCCAGGGCAACAGCCCGTTCGTCTGGTCGGTCATCGGAGCCCTGTCGCAGACCGTCGACCTGCCCGTCACCACCCTGGTGACCTGCCCGACCGTACGCATGCACCCGTGCATCACCGCCCAGGCCGCGGCCACGTCGAGCGTGCTGACCGGCGGCCGGTTCCGCTTCGGCGTCGGCACGGGAGAAGCACTCAACGAACACGTCAACGGCGACCCGTGGCCGCCCTTCGACGAACGCGCCGACATGCTCCGGGAAGCCGTGGAGGTCATGCGCGAGCTGTTCGGCGGAGACCGGGTCACCCACCGCGGCAGGCACTACACGGTCGAGAACGCCCGCCTGTACACCTGCCCCGAGTCCCCGCCCCCCGTGTACGTGTCCGGGTTCGGGCCGAAGGCGGCGGCGATGGCGGCGGAGATCGGCGACGGCTACGTCCTGATGGGACCCGACCGCGAACTGGTCGACGCCTTCCGCGAGGCCGGCGGGACGGGCAAGCCCGTCATCGGCGGGCTGAAGGTGTGCTGGCACGAGGACCGTGACGAGGCCGTGGACACCGTCCACCGCCTGTGGCCGAGCGAGCAGCTGCCCGGCGAACTCGCGCAGATCCTCCCCACCCCGGCCCACTTCGAGCAGGCCGCCGAACTCGTCACCCGCGCCCAGGTGGCGGAGTCCACCCCCTGCGGGGACGATCCGGCCGAGCACATCGCGGCGATCGAACGCTACGTGGACGCGGGCTTCGACGAGGTGTACGTGGGCCAGATCGGCCCCGACCAGTCCGCGTTCTTCGACGCCTACCGCACGACGGTCCTCCCCGCCCTGGCCCACGGCTCCGCCGGATCCGCCGAGGCGGCTTAG
- a CDS encoding immunity 49 family protein encodes MRIERHQVDGAAVAAAREDFVDRIGGRVRSMSRAGRMATNEWRAISGEFLDYLGALSVESPDLRTPEAEAVVRAAAEAAAGAVAFAGCHPHRPFSVFLDYVGFGMSYDPCDEDASDGPEESVGAAAWTDALCLAVLAGRAGRHGEAFRSARRKFAGRAVADAAGEFATGLMAVVFGDTGDDGGRPAGAPAELAAVDAAPARPRARAEESCGGLLDRPHGVALRTLRALAAEDREAFDSGMAALLAAHRELSGPGSAPSSLLPLVPLGLAALAYRNLGWAPALDTGYLPGALVDGFATAGPRVGGFGRDRRPDAVAALAAGPLAVGRPVQEWPMTAQTRARAERRTREALDPADGAAPSAWRLGDVLRDQDMLFKGRAALADDVTDAQWENLRLASRAGAALFRVALAEPGTVTEVAIAGRTLRYPAERSREAGAGAWAKAVALALITGEREDLAPLVLAGPAAVRPDTGRFAAYREALHAHLRGADAGPATERALREAGKDGGSAVPAPPAVLLSQLVGGDEESFNLALADALEAHRDHFQVADRADGPDAAVSLDVLALACHARRRGWDVRVRSPYLPGRLLEAAALRP; translated from the coding sequence GTGCGGATCGAGCGTCATCAGGTGGACGGGGCGGCCGTCGCCGCGGCGCGCGAGGACTTCGTGGACCGGATCGGCGGGCGGGTCCGGTCCATGTCGAGGGCCGGGCGGATGGCCACGAACGAGTGGCGGGCGATCTCCGGCGAGTTCCTCGACTACCTGGGCGCGCTGTCCGTGGAGAGCCCGGACCTGCGGACGCCGGAGGCCGAGGCCGTCGTCCGGGCCGCCGCCGAGGCCGCGGCCGGTGCCGTCGCCTTCGCGGGCTGCCACCCGCACCGCCCCTTCTCCGTGTTCCTCGACTACGTCGGCTTCGGCATGAGTTACGACCCCTGCGACGAGGACGCCTCCGACGGCCCCGAGGAGAGCGTCGGCGCCGCCGCGTGGACCGACGCCCTGTGCCTCGCGGTCCTCGCCGGCCGGGCCGGCCGGCACGGTGAGGCCTTCCGCTCCGCCCGGCGGAAGTTCGCGGGGCGGGCCGTGGCGGATGCGGCGGGCGAGTTCGCCACGGGCCTGATGGCGGTGGTCTTCGGTGACACCGGGGACGACGGGGGCCGGCCGGCGGGCGCCCCGGCGGAACTCGCCGCCGTCGACGCCGCGCCGGCCCGGCCGCGCGCGCGGGCGGAGGAGAGCTGCGGGGGCCTGCTCGACCGGCCGCACGGTGTGGCCCTGCGCACCCTGCGGGCGCTGGCGGCCGAGGACCGGGAGGCGTTCGACTCCGGCATGGCCGCCCTGCTGGCCGCGCACCGCGAGCTGTCCGGCCCGGGGAGTGCACCGAGCAGCCTGCTGCCGCTCGTGCCGCTCGGGCTGGCCGCCCTCGCGTACCGGAACCTGGGCTGGGCGCCCGCTCTCGACACCGGCTACCTCCCCGGGGCCCTGGTCGACGGCTTCGCAACGGCGGGCCCGCGGGTCGGGGGGTTCGGCCGGGACCGCCGGCCGGACGCGGTGGCGGCGCTGGCGGCGGGGCCCCTGGCCGTCGGGCGTCCGGTGCAGGAGTGGCCCATGACCGCGCAGACCCGGGCCCGGGCCGAGCGCCGCACCCGGGAGGCGCTGGATCCGGCGGACGGCGCGGCGCCGTCGGCCTGGCGGCTCGGGGACGTCCTGCGCGACCAGGACATGCTGTTCAAGGGGCGGGCGGCGCTGGCCGACGACGTGACGGACGCCCAGTGGGAGAACCTGCGGCTGGCCTCCCGGGCCGGCGCGGCACTGTTCCGCGTGGCCCTGGCCGAGCCGGGCACCGTGACGGAGGTGGCCATCGCCGGGCGGACCCTGCGTTACCCGGCCGAGCGGAGCCGGGAGGCGGGCGCCGGCGCCTGGGCGAAGGCCGTCGCGCTCGCGCTGATCACCGGCGAACGCGAGGACCTCGCCCCGCTGGTCCTGGCCGGCCCGGCCGCCGTCAGGCCGGACACCGGCCGGTTCGCCGCGTACCGGGAGGCCCTCCACGCCCACCTGCGGGGTGCGGACGCGGGGCCGGCGACCGAGCGGGCCCTGCGGGAGGCAGGGAAGGACGGGGGTTCGGCCGTCCCGGCGCCCCCGGCCGTCCTGCTGTCGCAGCTCGTCGGCGGAGACGAGGAGAGCTTCAACCTGGCCCTCGCCGATGCCCTCGAAGCCCACCGCGACCACTTCCAGGTCGCCGACCGGGCCGACGGGCCCGACGCCGCGGTCAGCCTGGACGTCCTGGCGCTGGCCTGTCACGCCCGCCGGCGCGGCTGGGACGTCCGGGTCAGGTCCCCCTACCTCCCCGGCCGGCTCCTGGAGGCCGCCGCCCTACGTCCCTAA
- the rocD gene encoding ornithine--oxo-acid transaminase gives MTTTAPATAASTAATRSSAQLIRAEEPVLAHNYHPLPVVVARAEGSWVEDVEGRRYLDMLAGYSALNFGHRHPALVDAAHRQLDRVTLTSRAFHSDRLADFAERLAELTGLDMVLPMNTGAEAVESAVKVARKWAYEVKGVAPDRATIVVADGNFHGRTTTIVSFSTDGTARAGFGPFTPGFRVVPYDDLAALEAAVDETTAAVLIEPIQGEAGVLIPRDGYLTGVRELTRRKGCLLIADEIQSGLGRTGRTLAVDHESVVPDVLLLGKALGGGIVPVSAVVARREVLGVLRPGEHGSTFGGNPLAAAVGSAVLDLLETGEYQRRAAALGAVLGQGLAEIGRAGGAVTAYRARGLWAGVDVDPALGTGRQISERLLAEGVLVKDTHGSTIRLAPPLSITEEELGTALAALRKVLA, from the coding sequence ATGACCACCACCGCCCCCGCCACTGCCGCCTCCACCGCCGCGACGCGCTCGTCGGCACAACTGATCCGCGCCGAGGAACCCGTCCTCGCGCACAACTACCACCCGCTGCCCGTGGTCGTGGCGCGTGCCGAGGGCAGCTGGGTGGAGGACGTCGAGGGCCGCCGCTACCTCGACATGCTGGCCGGCTACTCCGCCCTGAACTTCGGGCACCGCCACCCCGCCCTCGTCGACGCCGCGCACCGCCAGCTCGACCGGGTCACGCTCACCTCGCGCGCCTTCCACAGCGACCGGCTGGCCGACTTCGCCGAGCGCCTCGCCGAGCTCACCGGACTCGACATGGTGCTGCCGATGAACACGGGCGCCGAGGCCGTGGAGAGCGCCGTCAAGGTGGCCCGCAAGTGGGCGTACGAGGTCAAGGGCGTCGCCCCGGACAGGGCGACGATCGTGGTGGCGGACGGCAACTTCCACGGCCGTACGACGACCATCGTGAGCTTCTCGACGGACGGGACGGCCCGAGCCGGCTTCGGCCCCTTCACCCCCGGCTTCCGTGTCGTGCCCTACGACGACCTGGCCGCGCTGGAGGCGGCCGTCGACGAGACGACGGCCGCCGTGCTGATCGAACCGATCCAGGGCGAGGCCGGCGTCCTCATCCCACGCGACGGCTACCTCACCGGGGTGCGGGAACTGACCCGGCGCAAGGGGTGCCTCCTCATCGCCGACGAGATCCAGTCGGGCCTGGGGCGCACGGGCCGCACCCTGGCCGTCGACCACGAGTCGGTCGTGCCGGACGTCCTGCTCCTGGGCAAGGCCCTGGGCGGCGGCATCGTCCCGGTCTCCGCCGTCGTGGCCCGGCGCGAGGTGCTCGGCGTCCTGCGGCCCGGCGAGCACGGGTCGACCTTCGGCGGCAACCCCCTGGCGGCGGCCGTCGGTTCGGCCGTCCTGGACCTGCTGGAGACCGGTGAGTACCAGCGGCGCGCCGCCGCGCTGGGAGCCGTGCTCGGCCAGGGCCTCGCCGAGATCGGCCGCGCGGGCGGTGCCGTCACGGCCTACCGGGCGCGGGGCCTGTGGGCGGGCGTGGACGTCGACCCGGCGCTCGGTACGGGACGGCAGATCAGCGAACGGCTGCTCGCCGAGGGCGTCCTGGTCAAGGACACGCACGGCTCCACGATCCGGCTGGCGCCGCCGCTGAGCATCACGGAGGAGGAACTCGGCACCGCGCTCGCCGCCCTGCGGAAGGTCCTGGCCTAG
- the ddaH gene encoding dimethylargininase, giving the protein MCEPRYFDVRYAINPWMDVRTPVDVPLAREQWRALVEAYRAHGHTVETVAPVPGLPDMVFAANAALVSGGRVFGSSFHAAERRPESAAYEAWFKAAGYEVHRSAAVCEGEGDLVPAGRFVLAGTGFRTERAAHREVQEFLGRPVIGLELTDPRFYHLDTALFFLGEEDPAGGGGGEGNVAYYPAAFSPGSREVLRWLYPRAVIATEEDALAFGLNSVSDGRNVFVAPQARGLVDRLADRGYVPVPVDLSEFRKAGGGIKCCTLEIRS; this is encoded by the coding sequence ATGTGTGAGCCCCGCTATTTCGACGTCCGGTACGCCATCAACCCGTGGATGGACGTCCGCACCCCGGTCGACGTACCCCTGGCCCGTGAGCAGTGGCGGGCCCTGGTCGAGGCGTACCGCGCCCACGGGCACACGGTCGAGACGGTCGCCCCCGTGCCGGGCCTGCCCGACATGGTGTTCGCGGCGAACGCGGCCCTCGTCTCGGGGGGCCGGGTCTTCGGATCCTCCTTCCACGCGGCCGAGCGCCGGCCAGAGTCCGCCGCGTACGAGGCCTGGTTCAAGGCCGCCGGCTACGAGGTCCACCGCTCGGCCGCGGTCTGCGAGGGCGAGGGCGACCTCGTTCCGGCGGGCCGGTTCGTGCTGGCCGGGACGGGCTTCCGGACCGAGCGGGCCGCGCACCGCGAGGTGCAGGAGTTCCTCGGCCGGCCGGTGATCGGGCTCGAACTGACCGACCCCCGCTTCTACCACCTGGACACCGCGCTGTTCTTCCTCGGTGAGGAGGACCCCGCGGGCGGTGGGGGCGGCGAGGGGAACGTCGCGTACTATCCGGCGGCCTTCTCCCCCGGCAGCCGCGAAGTCCTGCGGTGGCTCTATCCGCGCGCGGTGATCGCCACCGAGGAGGACGCCCTGGCCTTCGGCCTCAACTCCGTGTCGGACGGCCGCAACGTCTTCGTCGCCCCGCAGGCCCGCGGCCTCGTCGACCGGCTCGCCGACCGCGGATACGTTCCCGTCCCCGTCGACCTGTCGGAGTTCCGCAAGGCCGGCGGGGGAATCAAGTGCTGCACCCTGGAGATCCGCTCATGA
- a CDS encoding Lrp/AsnC family transcriptional regulator, with amino-acid sequence MSTRSTPFDELDRQIVATLMDNARASFAEIGAAVGLSATAVKRRVDRLRRADVITGFRATVRPAALGWRTEAYIEVYCDSAAPPRRLAEVARKYPEIAAAMTVTGAADALLHVRATDVEHFEEVLERIRSEPFIRKTISYMVLSHLLPESPEAGASASAPAEAAARAADGAAILL; translated from the coding sequence ATGAGCACCAGGTCCACCCCCTTCGACGAACTCGACCGGCAGATCGTCGCGACCCTGATGGACAACGCCCGGGCGAGTTTCGCCGAGATCGGGGCGGCCGTCGGCCTGTCGGCGACCGCCGTCAAGCGGCGCGTGGACCGGCTGCGCAGGGCCGATGTGATCACGGGGTTCCGGGCCACGGTCCGGCCGGCCGCGCTGGGCTGGCGCACCGAGGCGTACATCGAGGTGTACTGCGACAGCGCGGCGCCGCCCCGGCGCCTCGCGGAAGTCGCGCGCAAGTACCCGGAGATCGCGGCGGCGATGACGGTCACGGGCGCGGCCGACGCGCTGCTGCACGTCAGGGCGACCGACGTGGAGCACTTCGAGGAGGTGCTGGAGCGGATCCGCAGCGAGCCGTTCATCCGCAAGACGATCAGCTACATGGTGCTGTCGCACCTGCTGCCGGAGAGCCCGGAGGCCGGGGCCAGTGCCTCCGCACCGGCCGAGGCCGCCGCTCGGGCGGCCGACGGCGCAGCAATCCTGCTCTGA
- a CDS encoding AAA family ATPase, whose translation MSTPTSTEDPTPRAQGSGKSVRRPGGTCPGRRIRPRGIVDLRGGADGDVRLSYPPNAAVVVAGLPGSGKSTLLRAWSPAAAVVDPRATRTAFESRMPAWLPYAVYRPWARLSHMRWMGSQMRLGHPLLIHDCGTRPWMRRWLAYTAHRGRRPLHMVVLDVGPQEALAGQHARRRLASPRVFTIHRRGLARLLARIARDGLPAGQGIGSVVLLDRRQRDRGAASVDFDDRPGLVEPAPPSARSSP comes from the coding sequence GTGAGCACACCCACCAGCACCGAGGACCCCACGCCGCGGGCACAGGGGTCCGGGAAGTCCGTGCGGCGGCCGGGCGGCACGTGTCCCGGCCGCCGCATACGCCCCCGGGGGATCGTCGACCTCCGGGGCGGGGCCGACGGTGACGTCAGGCTCTCCTACCCGCCCAACGCGGCCGTCGTCGTCGCCGGACTCCCCGGCAGCGGCAAGAGCACCCTGCTGCGCGCGTGGTCCCCCGCCGCCGCGGTCGTGGACCCCCGCGCCACCCGCACGGCCTTCGAGTCGCGGATGCCCGCCTGGCTCCCCTACGCCGTGTACCGGCCGTGGGCACGGCTGAGCCACATGCGGTGGATGGGCTCCCAGATGCGCCTGGGACACCCCCTGCTCATACACGACTGCGGCACGAGGCCGTGGATGCGCCGCTGGCTCGCGTACACCGCCCACCGCGGCCGCCGCCCCCTGCACATGGTCGTGCTCGACGTCGGCCCCCAAGAAGCCCTGGCCGGGCAGCACGCCCGGCGGCGGCTCGCCTCACCGCGCGTCTTCACCATCCACCGGCGGGGGCTCGCGAGGCTCCTGGCGCGCATCGCGCGGGACGGCCTGCCCGCGGGACAGGGCATCGGCTCCGTGGTCCTGCTCGACCGCCGCCAACGGGACCGCGGCGCCGCCTCGGTGGACTTCGACGACCGTCCCGGGCTCGTGGAACCGGCCCCGCCGTCCGCCAGGAGCTCCCCGTGA
- a CDS encoding ARPP-2 domain-containing protein → MSTPLDLTGLAARPAQVWGAVRLVPLVRDEPIGDLRLHAELYGDDTAGLVEVGPRRACLSYVPHGFVATWTRDGTPAAAYGTQLCADRDQVPAATMGLRFHRRTARRQAKDRLRFLPLHLSLEGYLALHSGGPTIAWEEWSHRAVSQGLSPRAEEAYAGNEVRGLADALRVFEIHPGQCGVMVYVADALAAAFAVPHPDDYRALHATLLQDLYGELIHHYATLVLPVPDFRARIADSRIGSLDDLRGAAGEQEEAWARFHDTTMAAGLLGHAYTWQNVYRMGRFTLARFRPPFRPKEENHIGEAITDDSGRIAYLKSFRLSEGQVRRGHLLDRLAAHDWHLPATAADLGIETAQLGLRLEAAGFAFLLRQDVLDGYRKRARTGTG, encoded by the coding sequence ATGAGCACCCCACTGGACCTGACCGGTCTCGCCGCCCGCCCCGCCCAGGTCTGGGGTGCCGTCCGCCTGGTCCCGCTCGTCCGCGACGAGCCCATCGGCGACCTCCGGCTGCACGCCGAGCTCTACGGCGACGACACGGCCGGCCTCGTCGAGGTCGGCCCGCGCCGCGCCTGCCTGTCGTACGTCCCGCACGGGTTCGTCGCCACGTGGACCCGTGACGGCACGCCGGCGGCCGCCTACGGCACACAGCTGTGCGCCGACCGCGACCAGGTGCCCGCCGCCACGATGGGCCTGCGCTTCCACCGCCGCACGGCCCGCCGCCAGGCCAAGGACCGGCTGCGGTTCCTCCCCCTGCACCTGTCGCTGGAGGGCTACCTGGCGCTGCACTCCGGCGGTCCCACGATCGCCTGGGAGGAGTGGTCGCACCGGGCGGTCAGCCAGGGCCTCTCGCCGCGGGCCGAGGAGGCCTACGCGGGGAACGAGGTGCGGGGACTCGCCGACGCGCTGCGCGTCTTCGAGATCCACCCCGGGCAGTGCGGTGTGATGGTGTACGTCGCCGACGCGCTCGCGGCCGCGTTCGCGGTCCCGCATCCCGACGACTACCGCGCACTGCACGCGACGCTCCTGCAGGACCTGTACGGCGAACTGATCCACCACTACGCCACGCTGGTGCTCCCGGTCCCGGACTTCCGCGCCCGCATCGCCGACTCGCGCATCGGCTCCCTGGACGACCTGCGCGGGGCGGCCGGCGAGCAGGAGGAGGCGTGGGCGCGGTTCCACGACACGACGATGGCCGCCGGACTGCTGGGGCACGCGTACACCTGGCAGAACGTCTACCGGATGGGACGCTTCACGCTCGCGCGCTTCCGGCCGCCGTTCCGTCCCAAGGAGGAGAACCACATCGGGGAGGCCATCACCGACGACAGCGGCCGGATCGCCTACCTCAAGTCGTTCCGGCTGTCGGAGGGCCAGGTCCGCCGCGGCCACCTGCTCGACCGGCTCGCCGCCCACGACTGGCACCTCCCCGCCACGGCGGCCGACCTCGGAATCGAGACCGCCCAGTTGGGGCTGCGGCTGGAAGCGGCCGGCTTCGCCTTCCTGCTCCGCCAGGACGTCCTGGACGGATACCGCAAGCGGGCCCGCACCGGGACCGGATGA